A genomic window from Nodosilinea sp. FACHB-141 includes:
- a CDS encoding cytochrome b6-f complex subunit PetL translates to MGGVVAYVLFLSVMVGTAIGLYLGLRLVKLI, encoded by the coding sequence ATGGGTGGTGTAGTCGCCTATGTACTGTTTTTGTCGGTCATGGTAGGTACAGCTATTGGACTGTACCTTGGTCTCCGGCTCGTGAAGCTGATTTAG
- the aroB gene encoding 3-dehydroquinate synthase produces the protein MKSVIPVPLPSQPYDVVVAAGGIDHLGTWLGGGGSPLVKPGQKLLLVSNPAIFKRYGDRTLASLTQAGYAVETCLLPAGERYKTPSSLQKIYDAALDFHLERKSAMVALGGGVVGDMTGFAAATWLRGVNVVQVPTSLLAMVDASIGGKTGVNHPRGKNLIGAFHQPRLVLIDPTVLKTLPVREFRAGMAEVIKYGVIWDRDLFEMLEATPRLDQYRYLGDELLHTILTRSCQAKADVVSQDEKEAGLRAILNYGHTIGHAVESLMNYRGVNHGEAVAIGMVAVGKIATALDYWTTAEETRQLKLIEKTGLPTQIPAQLASEDILSLLQGDKKVEDGQVRFVMPNGLGAAKVTGDITRKQILAALES, from the coding sequence ATGAAGTCCGTCATCCCCGTCCCCTTGCCAAGTCAGCCCTACGATGTGGTGGTGGCCGCTGGGGGTATAGACCATTTGGGCACCTGGCTGGGAGGTGGCGGCTCACCGCTGGTGAAGCCGGGGCAAAAGCTATTGCTGGTGTCGAATCCGGCAATTTTTAAGCGGTACGGCGATCGCACTCTAGCCTCTCTCACCCAGGCGGGCTATGCAGTTGAAACCTGTCTGCTGCCCGCTGGGGAACGCTACAAAACCCCTAGCTCCCTACAAAAAATCTACGACGCGGCCCTTGACTTTCACCTAGAGCGTAAGTCGGCAATGGTCGCCCTGGGGGGCGGTGTGGTGGGCGATATGACGGGTTTTGCCGCCGCCACCTGGCTGCGGGGGGTGAATGTGGTGCAGGTGCCCACCTCGCTGCTGGCCATGGTAGACGCCTCGATCGGGGGCAAAACCGGCGTCAACCATCCCCGCGGCAAAAACTTGATTGGGGCGTTCCATCAGCCGCGCCTAGTGCTGATCGACCCTACGGTGCTGAAAACCTTACCCGTGCGCGAATTTCGGGCAGGCATGGCAGAGGTGATCAAGTACGGCGTGATTTGGGATCGAGACCTGTTTGAAATGCTGGAGGCCACCCCCCGCCTCGACCAGTACCGCTATCTGGGGGATGAGCTGCTGCACACCATTCTGACGCGATCGTGCCAGGCCAAAGCCGATGTGGTCTCCCAAGACGAAAAAGAGGCGGGGCTGCGGGCAATTCTGAACTACGGGCACACCATCGGCCATGCGGTCGAAAGCTTGATGAACTATCGCGGCGTCAACCACGGGGAGGCGGTAGCGATCGGCATGGTGGCGGTCGGTAAGATCGCCACCGCCCTCGACTACTGGACCACCGCTGAGGAAACGCGACAGCTGAAACTGATTGAAAAAACGGGGCTACCCACCCAGATTCCGGCCCAGCTGGCCTCCGAAGACATTCTCTCGCTGCTGCAGGGCGACAAGAAAGTGGAGGATGGCCAGGTTCGCTTTGTCATGCCAAACGGCTTAGGTGCGGCTAAGGTGACAGGTGACATTACCCGTAAGCAAATTTTGGCAGCTCTAGAAAGCTAG
- a CDS encoding chemotaxis protein CheB: MNQTQPPMIVAVGASAGGMHALMKLTAQLPKDFPAAVFVVNHMSADIKGDVLVRALSESGGLTCEQAHDEQPFQSGHIYLAPPDQHILLVEEKILVTKGARENRYRPAIDPLFRSAAVAYGNRVIGIILTGYLDDGTSGMMAIKRCGGVCIAQDPLDASYPDMPQSVITNVGVDYCLPIADMGTLLSELVRRNLPDRQQPPKDIVIEAEIAQRVLSDLPSVEALGEQVPFNCPDCGGVLWQMAEGDLLRYRCHTGHAFTSAVLLAQQTAKIEETLWVALRMFEERQNLIATMGQKQGNSSSILQRVQDSQIHIERIRAMLKATHEGDRDDETK; this comes from the coding sequence ATGAATCAAACCCAACCACCAATGATTGTTGCTGTTGGCGCGTCTGCTGGGGGCATGCATGCCTTAATGAAGCTGACCGCGCAGCTGCCAAAAGATTTCCCGGCTGCTGTCTTCGTGGTCAACCACATGAGTGCAGACATCAAGGGAGACGTGCTAGTCAGAGCCCTGAGTGAGAGTGGTGGGCTAACCTGCGAACAGGCCCACGACGAGCAACCCTTCCAAAGTGGTCACATCTATCTGGCACCCCCCGATCAACATATTTTGCTCGTAGAAGAAAAAATTTTGGTCACCAAGGGAGCACGCGAAAACCGCTACCGGCCGGCCATTGACCCCTTATTTCGCTCCGCGGCAGTGGCCTACGGCAATCGCGTCATTGGTATTATTCTGACCGGATACCTGGACGATGGCACTAGCGGCATGATGGCGATCAAGCGATGTGGCGGCGTCTGCATCGCTCAAGATCCGCTGGATGCGTCCTATCCAGACATGCCCCAGTCGGTGATCACCAATGTGGGAGTTGACTACTGCTTGCCCATCGCTGACATGGGAACGCTGCTGTCGGAGCTGGTGCGCCGAAACCTGCCCGATCGCCAGCAGCCCCCCAAAGACATCGTGATCGAGGCGGAAATTGCCCAGCGCGTTTTAAGTGATTTGCCTTCGGTCGAGGCGCTGGGCGAGCAGGTGCCGTTCAACTGTCCCGATTGTGGTGGGGTGCTGTGGCAAATGGCGGAAGGCGATCTTCTCAGGTATCGCTGTCATACAGGCCACGCGTTTACCTCGGCGGTGCTGCTAGCCCAGCAAACGGCCAAGATTGAAGAAACGCTGTGGGTGGCTCTGCGGATGTTTGAAGAGCGTCAGAACTTGATTGCCACCATGGGTCAGAAGCAGGGCAACTCTTCTTCAATCTTGCAGCGGGTGCAAGATTCTCAGATTCACATTGAGCGGATTCGCGCCATGTTAAAAGCGACCCACGAAGGCGATCGCGATGATGAGACGAAATAG
- a CDS encoding NAD(P)/FAD-dependent oxidoreductase — protein MLRLSQIKLPLDHPEAALEEAILKKLHLTAADLTSFTIFKRSYDARKKGNIALVYIVDVETPQEKALLKRFKKDATVTVTPDLTYRPVAQAPEEFQNRPIVIGMGPCGMFAGLMLAQMGFRPIILERGKSVRDRSVDTFGFWLKKALNPESNAQFGEGGAGTFSDGKLYSQVSDPHHYGRKVLTELVNAGASPEILYINKPHIGTYRLVKIVQNMRAMIESLGGEIRFQTRVADIDIDQGQVRGVRLDNGDYLASDHVVLAVGHSARDTFHMLYERGVYIEAKPFSIGFRIEHPQLLIDRCRLGDQAGHPRLGSADYKLVHHCENGRSVYSFCMCPGGKVVAAASEPGRLVTNGMSEYARDESNANSAIVVGITPEVDYPEGPLAGIALQRRLEEFAFELGGGTYEAPGQLVGDFLASRPSTAFGEVQPSYKPGVKLGDLSSSLPDYAIAAIREAIPAFDHKIHGFAMDDAVLTGIETRTSSPIRIKRNEQFQSLNTAGLYPAGEGAGYAGGILSAGIDGIRVAEAVALSLVKGQSPQ, from the coding sequence ATGCTACGCCTCAGCCAAATTAAACTGCCCCTCGATCACCCCGAAGCCGCCCTTGAGGAGGCCATTCTTAAAAAGCTGCATCTGACAGCGGCGGATTTGACCAGCTTCACCATCTTCAAACGCAGCTACGACGCCCGCAAAAAGGGCAACATTGCTCTGGTCTACATCGTCGATGTGGAGACGCCGCAGGAAAAGGCCCTGCTCAAGCGGTTTAAGAAAGACGCCACGGTGACCGTGACGCCCGATCTGACCTATCGCCCGGTGGCCCAAGCTCCCGAGGAATTTCAGAATCGCCCCATTGTGATTGGCATGGGGCCCTGCGGCATGTTTGCGGGGCTGATGCTGGCGCAGATGGGGTTTCGGCCCATTATTCTCGAGCGGGGCAAGTCGGTGCGCGATCGCAGCGTTGACACCTTCGGCTTTTGGCTCAAAAAGGCCCTCAACCCTGAGTCAAACGCGCAGTTTGGCGAAGGCGGCGCGGGCACGTTCTCCGATGGCAAGCTCTACAGCCAGGTCAGCGACCCCCACCACTACGGCCGCAAGGTGCTCACCGAGCTGGTGAATGCCGGTGCTTCTCCCGAAATTCTCTATATCAATAAGCCCCACATCGGCACCTACCGCCTGGTCAAAATCGTGCAGAATATGCGCGCCATGATTGAGTCTCTCGGCGGCGAGATTCGCTTTCAGACCCGCGTCGCCGACATTGACATCGACCAGGGCCAGGTGCGCGGTGTGCGGCTCGACAATGGCGACTACCTAGCCAGCGACCACGTGGTGTTGGCCGTGGGCCATAGCGCCCGCGACACCTTTCACATGCTCTACGAGCGGGGGGTTTACATCGAGGCCAAGCCCTTTTCCATTGGCTTTCGCATTGAGCACCCCCAGTTGCTGATCGATCGCTGCCGGTTGGGCGACCAGGCCGGGCACCCCCGCCTGGGCTCCGCTGACTACAAGCTGGTGCACCACTGCGAAAACGGGCGATCGGTTTACAGCTTTTGCATGTGCCCCGGCGGCAAGGTGGTGGCGGCAGCCTCAGAACCGGGCCGCCTGGTGACCAACGGCATGAGCGAATATGCGCGGGATGAGTCAAACGCCAACAGTGCGATCGTGGTGGGCATCACCCCCGAGGTCGATTACCCCGAGGGGCCGCTGGCGGGCATTGCGCTCCAGCGGCGTTTGGAGGAATTTGCCTTTGAGCTGGGTGGCGGCACCTACGAAGCTCCCGGCCAGCTGGTGGGGGATTTTTTGGCCAGCCGGCCCTCGACCGCCTTTGGCGAGGTGCAGCCGTCCTACAAGCCGGGGGTGAAGTTGGGGGATCTGAGCAGCAGTTTGCCGGACTATGCGATCGCCGCTATTCGTGAGGCCATCCCGGCCTTCGACCACAAAATCCACGGGTTCGCCATGGATGACGCTGTGCTCACTGGCATCGAAACCCGCACCTCATCGCCCATTCGCATCAAGCGCAATGAGCAGTTTCAAAGCCTCAATACCGCTGGGCTATACCCCGCAGGCGAAGGAGCCGGCTATGCTGGGGGCATTCTGTCCGCTGGCATTGACGGCATTCGGGTGGCAGAGGCCGTCGCCCTAAGCTTGGTGAAGGGGCAATCTCCTCAGTAG
- the wbaP gene encoding undecaprenyl-phosphate galactose phosphotransferase WbaP, with translation MSTRSLPMVALLSLSDLLALALAGGAGVYLRLAFDGQYSPGLYGQLWPILGVFLLAYAVAGLYPAVGLSPVDELRRICLSTTFTYLVLGAGLFLTREGETYSRGVFLLAWLLSLLTVLTGRLLVKHLFARYPWWGYQVLILGGGRTGELVIQTLKNQPAFGLKPVAVLDDSRVHEGSLCEVPIVGPLSAAPHLALRHDIHYAIVAMPGMQREKLLRVLELYGRTFPHLLMIPDLFGVASLWVSSKDLGGILGLEIRQQLLLPGPRLLKTLLDLVLTLVIGLCLLPILVVIAVLVKLDSPGPVFYGQPRLGQNNTTFVAWKFRSMVPNAGLVLERYLTENPLLREQWERDHKLRYDPRITRVGRFLRRTSLDELPQLWNVLRGEMSLVGPRPIVKEEIVRYADKYSLYTKVLPGLTGLWQVSGRNNVSYDERVNLDAYYVRNWSVWLDIYILLRTVWVVVIGDGAY, from the coding sequence ATGTCAACCCGCTCCTTGCCGATGGTTGCCCTCCTCAGTCTGTCCGATTTACTAGCTCTGGCCCTGGCTGGCGGCGCTGGGGTTTATTTGCGGCTGGCTTTCGACGGGCAGTATTCGCCCGGTCTTTACGGGCAGCTATGGCCAATTTTGGGCGTGTTTTTGCTGGCCTACGCTGTGGCTGGGCTCTACCCAGCGGTGGGCTTGAGCCCCGTCGACGAGCTGCGGCGTATTTGTCTATCCACCACCTTTACTTATCTAGTGCTGGGGGCGGGGCTCTTTTTAACCCGTGAAGGCGAGACTTACTCGCGCGGGGTGTTTTTGCTGGCTTGGCTGCTGTCGTTGCTAACAGTGCTGACCGGGCGTTTGCTGGTAAAGCATTTATTTGCTCGCTACCCCTGGTGGGGGTATCAAGTTCTGATCTTGGGTGGTGGGCGTACTGGCGAGCTAGTGATTCAAACCTTAAAGAATCAGCCCGCTTTTGGCCTGAAGCCTGTAGCCGTTCTGGATGACAGTCGGGTGCATGAGGGCAGTTTGTGTGAGGTGCCCATTGTTGGGCCGCTGTCGGCCGCACCGCATTTGGCCCTTCGTCACGATATACACTACGCTATTGTGGCGATGCCTGGAATGCAGCGAGAAAAGCTGCTGCGGGTGCTGGAGCTGTATGGCCGCACCTTCCCGCACCTGTTGATGATTCCTGACCTATTTGGGGTTGCCAGCCTGTGGGTTAGTTCTAAAGACTTGGGCGGTATTTTGGGTCTAGAAATTCGGCAGCAGCTGCTGCTACCGGGGCCCCGTCTGCTCAAAACCCTTCTAGATTTGGTGCTGACCCTGGTGATAGGGCTTTGCCTGCTGCCGATACTGGTGGTGATTGCGGTTCTAGTTAAGCTCGATTCGCCGGGGCCAGTGTTTTATGGTCAGCCCCGTTTGGGGCAAAACAACACGACTTTTGTCGCCTGGAAATTTCGCTCCATGGTGCCCAATGCTGGGCTGGTATTGGAGCGCTACCTGACCGAAAACCCGCTTCTGCGGGAGCAGTGGGAGCGCGACCATAAGCTGCGCTACGACCCACGCATTACCCGCGTGGGTCGTTTTCTGCGTCGCACCAGTCTAGATGAGTTGCCCCAGCTGTGGAATGTGCTGCGAGGAGAGATGAGCCTAGTGGGGCCGCGACCTATTGTTAAGGAGGAGATCGTTCGCTACGCCGACAAGTACAGCCTCTACACTAAAGTGCTGCCGGGCCTAACGGGGCTGTGGCAGGTGTCAGGGCGCAACAATGTGTCCTACGACGAGCGGGTCAACCTGGATGCCTACTACGTGAGAAACTGGTCGGTCTGGCTAGACATCTATATTTTGCTGAGAACAGTGTGGGTGGTTGTGATTGGCGATGGAGCCTACTAG
- a CDS encoding DUF2993 domain-containing protein produces the protein MAKGNSDLGEQALSKAFEVGLSTQLDAADDLDAEIRTNPIALMQGELESANIEGRGLVIKNELRTEQLSVKTDGISIDPLKAAFGNIELTRPTNASAAVELTEVDIERACNSDYIQQKLKSLDVTLDGRPVRLSAEQIDFSLPGNGQVAIAASVVLDETGERQQVAFRATPAMGPQGHEVVLNDVQIEPENTSEPLTQSLLAAAKDLLDLHNFTLSGMTLQLQSLDVQQGKIALQMQAYIEKFPGGK, from the coding sequence ATGGCTAAAGGCAATTCAGATTTGGGTGAGCAGGCCCTGAGCAAAGCATTCGAGGTGGGGCTGTCTACCCAACTTGATGCCGCAGACGACCTAGATGCCGAAATACGCACCAACCCGATCGCACTGATGCAGGGAGAGCTAGAGTCGGCCAATATTGAAGGGCGCGGTCTAGTGATCAAAAACGAGCTGCGGACCGAGCAGCTTTCGGTCAAAACCGATGGTATCTCCATTGACCCCCTCAAGGCGGCTTTTGGCAATATTGAGCTAACTCGCCCCACCAATGCCAGCGCTGCGGTTGAGCTGACCGAGGTCGATATTGAGCGGGCCTGCAATTCTGACTATATTCAGCAAAAACTGAAGTCTTTGGATGTCACCCTAGATGGCCGTCCGGTGCGGCTTAGCGCTGAGCAGATTGACTTTTCTCTGCCGGGGAATGGTCAGGTGGCGATCGCTGCTAGCGTCGTGCTAGATGAAACCGGCGAGCGGCAGCAGGTGGCCTTTCGCGCTACCCCAGCCATGGGGCCTCAGGGGCACGAGGTGGTGCTGAACGATGTTCAAATTGAGCCAGAAAACACCTCAGAACCTCTGACTCAGAGCCTGCTGGCGGCCGCCAAAGACTTGCTCGACCTGCACAATTTTACCCTCAGCGGCATGACGCTCCAGCTGCAAAGCTTGGACGTTCAGCAAGGGAAGATCGCCCTACAGATGCAGGCCTATATAGAGAAATTTCCTGGGGGAAAATAG
- the hisB gene encoding imidazoleglycerol-phosphate dehydratase HisB, whose translation MQTQDRPISVPASGLAYPSRSASVSRTTGETDVQVSLNLDGTGQCEAKTGIPFLDHMLHQISSHGLIDLEVRATGDIEIDDHHTNEDVGITLGMALHQALGDRKGITRFGHFVAPLDESLVQVALDFSGRPHLSYGLEIPTQRVGTYDTQLVREFFVAVVNHSQMTLHIRQLDGINSHHIIEATFKAFARAMRMATEVDPRRAHLIPSSKGVI comes from the coding sequence ATGCAAACCCAAGACCGTCCAATTTCCGTTCCTGCTTCTGGTCTGGCTTACCCTAGCCGCAGCGCCAGCGTGAGCCGCACCACCGGGGAAACCGACGTGCAGGTGAGCCTCAATTTGGATGGCACTGGGCAGTGTGAGGCCAAGACAGGCATCCCCTTTCTCGACCACATGCTGCACCAGATTTCGTCCCACGGGCTGATTGATCTGGAGGTGCGGGCTACGGGCGATATTGAGATCGACGACCACCACACCAATGAGGATGTAGGCATTACCTTAGGCATGGCGCTGCACCAGGCTCTGGGCGATCGCAAGGGCATTACCCGCTTTGGCCACTTTGTCGCGCCGCTCGACGAATCGCTGGTGCAGGTAGCGCTGGACTTCTCGGGTCGGCCCCACCTCAGCTATGGGCTGGAGATTCCAACTCAGCGGGTGGGTACCTACGATACCCAGCTGGTGCGAGAGTTTTTTGTGGCGGTGGTCAACCACAGCCAAATGACCCTGCACATTCGCCAGCTTGATGGCATCAACTCGCACCATATTATTGAGGCCACATTCAAGGCCTTTGCTCGGGCCATGCGCATGGCCACCGAGGTAGACCCCCGCCGAGCGCACCTAATTCCCAGTTCTAAAGGGGTGATTTAG
- a CDS encoding 3'-5' exonuclease: MTTFVALDFETADRYRDSACAIGLVRVEQGQVVDKVHYLIRPPRRLFEFTHIHGITWRQVANEPDFAELWPDIAAMLTGADFFVAHNASFDRSVLYACCKAYGILPPVPDFVCTVKLARQAWNLRPTKLPNVCDYLGIPLNHHDALSDAEACAKIAMLIPTQFVASASGASAG; encoded by the coding sequence ATGACGACCTTTGTAGCCCTCGATTTTGAAACCGCCGATCGCTACCGCGACAGCGCCTGCGCTATTGGCTTAGTTCGAGTTGAGCAGGGGCAGGTGGTAGATAAGGTTCACTACCTGATTCGGCCTCCGCGGCGGCTGTTTGAGTTCACCCACATCCATGGCATTACCTGGCGGCAGGTGGCCAATGAACCCGATTTTGCCGAGCTGTGGCCCGACATCGCGGCGATGTTGACAGGGGCCGACTTCTTTGTGGCCCACAATGCGTCCTTCGATCGCAGCGTGCTCTACGCCTGCTGCAAGGCCTACGGTATTTTGCCCCCGGTGCCCGACTTTGTCTGTACGGTCAAGCTGGCCCGCCAAGCTTGGAATCTTCGCCCCACCAAGCTGCCCAACGTGTGCGACTACCTGGGCATTCCCCTCAACCACCACGATGCACTGTCGGATGCGGAGGCTTGCGCGAAAATTGCGATGCTGATTCCGACCCAGTTTGTGGCCTCAGCGTCTGGAGCTAGCGCGGGCTAG
- a CDS encoding cation:proton antiporter, producing MDIYILDLLVIGLLLLTVTLGSGWIGRLPLSYALIYLIVGIGLSPYGVNLVQTRPDAALLERLTEFVVLISLFSCGLKMNRPLKTWAWNSTIRLIGFLMPISIFAIAAIGHFFLKLEWGVGILLGGILAPTDPVLASEVQLTNPQDQDELRFGLTSEGGLNDALAFPFVYFGLHWIKDDNWQSWFGRWVAVDLLWAIAAGLLVGIGVAKGICWLERHLAKRNSVDEVMEDFVGLSTILLAYSVAELVHGYGFLAVFVAGVAMYHHRLSDERSLSRLKFMERLEKLTEIGTILLLGSLLRVEPMLKFAVPGLIIAGLLILVIRPLGAWVSTIGSPVHPATRLLFGWFGIRGVGSLYYLTYCLGQGLQDEAGEMIAWLTIITVTISVTLHGVTSTPLMQWYEHYIGGRNDIEKELPQ from the coding sequence GTGGATATTTACATTCTCGATCTACTGGTTATAGGGTTGTTGCTGCTTACAGTAACTTTGGGTTCAGGCTGGATTGGCCGATTGCCCCTGTCTTACGCACTAATTTATCTAATTGTGGGGATTGGTTTAAGTCCCTACGGCGTTAACCTCGTGCAAACGCGACCCGACGCCGCCCTTTTAGAACGGCTGACCGAGTTTGTAGTGTTGATCTCTCTCTTTAGCTGCGGCTTGAAAATGAATCGGCCGCTAAAGACCTGGGCGTGGAATTCAACGATTCGGCTGATCGGCTTTTTGATGCCGATTTCGATCTTTGCGATCGCCGCCATCGGCCACTTTTTTCTCAAGCTGGAATGGGGCGTAGGCATATTGCTAGGGGGAATTTTGGCTCCCACCGACCCGGTCTTGGCCTCTGAGGTGCAGCTCACCAACCCCCAAGACCAGGACGAGCTGCGCTTTGGACTAACCTCCGAGGGCGGACTCAACGACGCGCTAGCCTTTCCCTTTGTCTATTTTGGGCTGCACTGGATAAAAGACGACAACTGGCAGAGCTGGTTTGGGCGCTGGGTAGCTGTCGATCTGCTGTGGGCGATCGCCGCCGGCCTGCTGGTTGGTATTGGGGTAGCTAAGGGGATCTGCTGGCTAGAGCGACATCTCGCCAAAAGAAATAGTGTCGATGAGGTAATGGAAGATTTTGTTGGCCTCAGCACCATCTTGCTCGCCTATTCAGTAGCCGAGCTAGTTCACGGCTACGGCTTTTTAGCCGTTTTTGTCGCTGGAGTGGCTATGTACCACCATCGCCTAAGCGATGAGCGATCGCTCTCCCGCCTCAAGTTTATGGAACGGCTCGAAAAGCTAACCGAAATTGGCACTATTTTGCTGCTGGGGTCGCTGCTGCGCGTTGAGCCCATGCTAAAGTTTGCGGTTCCGGGCCTCATCATAGCGGGCTTGCTGATCCTTGTGATTCGCCCCCTAGGAGCCTGGGTGAGCACCATTGGCTCTCCGGTTCACCCGGCCACGCGCTTGCTGTTTGGCTGGTTTGGCATTCGCGGCGTGGGCTCGCTGTACTATCTCACCTACTGTCTGGGTCAGGGTTTGCAGGACGAAGCCGGCGAGATGATTGCCTGGCTGACGATCATTACAGTCACCATTTCGGTAACGCTGCACGGCGTCACCTCGACTCCATTGATGCAGTGGTACGAGCATTACATTGGGGGCCGCAACGACATCGAGAAGGAGCTGCCCCAGTAA
- a CDS encoding O-antigen ligase produces MEPTRVKGFGVGSPASARLVLASLVALPYIVYGAIAGLVWFLLVSLYQSWRAIGRLLYTQGWLWLALGLGVSVALSQAPGESALQALNFVPFFVLYGAIAIAVPQFRQPWATLHNWAVALLVATVPVNLTAIAEFYLRSPGGLVRWGSHPGLAWLYQQTNYGHRASAMFGHPNALANYMVIVFGLGLGLCAYYLNRPELRAKSVWICAATALVLVGIYCSGSRNGLLIAGIQLLLFGGLLRPYRYIFWAGLGAIALLTASALIWGVGGRSLPEAFATVSLRFSVWGLALDMIPHHPWFGTGLGTFKQLYDPADFPVAGDFLPHAHNLWLMLAAEAGIPVTLGFTGIVGWVLGRGTFTLVAVPLSPDAMALLAGYLTGFGGTAAFAIFDLAFYDGRINILGWLLLGCIQAMAYLTLSAKSASRAGDQGTVQ; encoded by the coding sequence ATGGAGCCTACTAGGGTGAAAGGGTTTGGGGTTGGTAGCCCAGCCTCGGCGCGGTTGGTTTTAGCCAGTTTGGTAGCGTTGCCCTACATCGTCTATGGAGCGATCGCGGGGTTAGTCTGGTTTTTGCTGGTGAGCCTGTACCAAAGCTGGCGGGCGATTGGGCGATTGCTCTACACCCAGGGCTGGCTCTGGTTGGCTCTAGGGCTTGGGGTCAGCGTGGCGCTTTCCCAGGCGCCAGGAGAGTCGGCCCTGCAGGCGCTAAATTTTGTGCCATTCTTCGTGCTCTACGGGGCGATCGCCATCGCTGTGCCCCAGTTTCGCCAGCCCTGGGCGACGCTGCACAACTGGGCCGTGGCGCTGCTGGTAGCGACTGTACCGGTTAATCTGACGGCGATCGCGGAGTTTTACCTGCGATCGCCCGGCGGTCTGGTGCGCTGGGGAAGCCATCCTGGCCTGGCCTGGCTCTATCAGCAAACCAACTACGGCCATCGCGCCAGCGCGATGTTTGGCCACCCCAACGCCTTGGCCAACTATATGGTGATTGTGTTTGGTCTGGGACTAGGGCTCTGTGCCTACTACCTCAATCGCCCTGAGCTGAGAGCTAAAAGCGTTTGGATTTGCGCTGCTACCGCCTTGGTGCTGGTGGGCATTTACTGCTCGGGCTCTCGCAACGGGTTACTGATCGCGGGCATTCAGCTGCTGCTGTTTGGCGGCTTGCTACGGCCCTACCGCTATATTTTTTGGGCAGGGCTAGGGGCGATCGCTCTACTCACCGCCAGCGCCTTGATCTGGGGCGTGGGTGGGCGCAGCCTGCCTGAGGCTTTTGCCACCGTTTCGCTCCGCTTTAGCGTCTGGGGCTTAGCCCTCGACATGATTCCGCATCACCCCTGGTTTGGCACGGGCCTGGGTACGTTTAAGCAGCTCTACGACCCGGCCGACTTTCCGGTGGCCGGCGACTTCTTGCCCCACGCCCACAACCTGTGGCTGATGCTCGCCGCCGAGGCCGGCATTCCAGTTACTTTAGGGTTTACGGGAATAGTGGGATGGGTCTTGGGGCGCGGTACCTTTACTCTGGTTGCGGTTCCGCTATCCCCCGATGCCATGGCCCTTTTGGCGGGCTACCTTACCGGTTTTGGCGGTACTGCAGCCTTTGCCATCTTTGACCTAGCCTTTTACGACGGCCGCATCAATATTTTGGGATGGCTGCTATTAGGCTGCATTCAGGCCATGGCGTACCTAACGTTGAGCGCTAAATCAGCTTCACGAGCCGGAGACCAAGGTACAGTCCAATAG